Proteins from one Effusibacillus pohliae DSM 22757 genomic window:
- a CDS encoding MscL family protein, translated as MWNEFKKFSLKGNVVDLAIGVIIGAAFGKIVKFKRKKEEAGEETAKPSKEEQLLEEIRDLLKQQQQRT; from the coding sequence ATGTGGAACGAATTCAAAAAATTTTCCCTCAAGGGAAATGTGGTCGATCTGGCGATCGGGGTGATCATAGGGGCGGCGTTTGGGAAGATTGTCAAATTCAAACGAAAAAAAGAAGAAGCTGGCGAGGAGACGGCCAAACCATCGAAAGAGGAACAACTTTTGGAAGAGATCCGGGATTTGCTCAAACAGCAGCAGCAACGGACGTAA
- a CDS encoding MFS transporter yields MWKNRNVWIVLAGELIAGLGLWTSIIANLEFMQRHVPSDFLKSLILAAGLLAGVLVGPYAGNVIDSSRKKTVLLYAGLGRMVSVCFMFLALSFESVWWMVLFAVTLQVAAAFYFPALQSVIPLIVKDQDLLSLNGVHMNVATVARILGTALAGLMLAVMSLSALYAASLVAYACLLFATFFLRVDEQKLAERRNRTAEKTGFRDMFPVLRQFPVAVMVLVLTVIPSEFIGGFNLMVIRISEMQNDPQVKGLLYAVEGVCFVLGSFLVKKWANGREPVKLLLLFAGGIAVAHLSLALADHRWTSLLSFGLFGLCAGLFFPLVSTLFQKQIPREYHGRFFSFRNMMDRVLFQIVLLATGLCLDTIGFAKMVLLFGTISFCITIYYALGVKKRLLCMENPEIRQQT; encoded by the coding sequence ATGTGGAAAAATCGGAATGTCTGGATTGTGCTGGCCGGGGAACTGATTGCGGGGCTTGGGCTGTGGACGTCGATCATAGCAAATCTGGAGTTTATGCAGCGGCATGTGCCGTCCGACTTCCTGAAATCGCTGATTTTGGCGGCCGGGTTGTTGGCCGGTGTGCTGGTCGGCCCGTACGCGGGAAACGTGATCGACTCGAGCCGCAAAAAAACCGTCTTGCTCTATGCGGGGCTCGGGCGGATGGTGAGCGTGTGTTTCATGTTCCTGGCGCTCTCTTTTGAGTCTGTCTGGTGGATGGTGCTGTTTGCGGTGACCTTGCAGGTGGCGGCCGCCTTTTATTTTCCCGCCCTGCAATCGGTGATCCCGTTGATTGTGAAGGATCAGGACCTGTTGTCGCTGAACGGCGTGCACATGAATGTCGCCACGGTGGCGCGGATTTTGGGAACGGCGCTGGCCGGGCTGATGCTGGCGGTGATGAGCCTGTCCGCCCTGTATGCCGCTTCGCTCGTTGCCTATGCCTGTTTGCTGTTCGCCACCTTTTTCCTGCGAGTCGATGAACAAAAGCTGGCGGAGCGGCGGAACCGGACGGCTGAGAAAACCGGCTTCCGCGACATGTTTCCCGTCTTGCGGCAGTTCCCGGTGGCGGTGATGGTTTTGGTGCTGACGGTGATTCCGTCGGAGTTCATCGGCGGGTTCAACCTGATGGTGATCCGGATCAGCGAGATGCAGAACGACCCCCAGGTGAAGGGGCTGCTGTACGCGGTGGAAGGCGTTTGTTTTGTGCTCGGTTCGTTTCTGGTGAAAAAATGGGCCAACGGTCGCGAGCCGGTCAAGCTGTTGCTGCTGTTTGCCGGGGGGATCGCGGTGGCCCACCTGTCGCTCGCGCTGGCTGACCACCGGTGGACCTCCCTGCTTTCGTTTGGCCTGTTCGGCCTTTGCGCCGGGTTGTTTTTCCCGCTCGTTTCCACTCTCTTTCAGAAACAGATTCCGCGGGAGTACCACGGCCGATTTTTTTCGTTTCGCAATATGATGGACCGGGTGTTATTCCAGATCGTGCTGCTGGCGACCGGACTTTGCCTAGATACGATCGGGTTTGCAAAAATGGTGCTGCTGTTTGGGACGATTTCGTTCTGCATTACGATCTACTATGCTCTCGGTGTGAAAAAACGGCTCCTCTGTATGGAGAATCCGGAGATCAGGCAGCAAACGTGA
- a CDS encoding McrB family protein — MQKIINIILSRDLSNWNERNQEAFDELFGANGGRYPESARKSVKLRAPEFRGDSGVPFAAYIHPSNPDSGAYGGLSFVIFPVENEPCLVGLVVGTKGLSPDEAVLSRPGHARKVQSICQWLNHQYGKGKLIAWAKHDPIRTDLNVPDSVKREFSLYESVFKRYGHEIYGLFVPNADQEATRSAVTAFLDLMFEERGHMPLKGAQAESETIRSQYLSHMMPTVSEEDVIDLLNARRFVILQGPPGTGKTRMARILLNEHFHGNGFSVQFHANTTYENFIGGLAPMRTEGGFGFQFAPKKGHLMVAIERALQNPDKPYLLHIDEINRADLSKVLGEAIFLFEANAVEEQRDLMLPYDFGEPFYDRLWLPSNLYILGTMNSADRSIAILDIAVQRRFAFVNVWPQLSVIHEHSNETMQQLFMELQSIFVEYANDEAMSLMPGHSYFLNPHGTDDLSLLRATLLPLLEEYLVQGYVTGFSEQIRAYMQKLRV; from the coding sequence ATGCAAAAAATAATCAACATCATCCTTAGCCGAGACCTGTCCAACTGGAACGAACGTAATCAAGAAGCATTTGACGAGCTGTTTGGTGCAAATGGTGGCCGGTATCCGGAAAGTGCTCGAAAAAGTGTCAAACTGCGCGCTCCTGAGTTCCGTGGAGATTCAGGAGTTCCGTTTGCTGCGTACATTCATCCTTCGAATCCTGATTCAGGTGCTTATGGAGGGCTGAGTTTCGTCATTTTTCCGGTTGAAAACGAACCGTGCCTGGTTGGGTTAGTTGTAGGTACAAAGGGACTCAGCCCGGACGAGGCTGTCTTGTCGAGGCCAGGCCATGCGAGAAAGGTTCAGTCTATTTGCCAATGGTTGAATCACCAATACGGCAAGGGAAAATTAATTGCGTGGGCTAAACATGACCCGATCCGAACAGACTTGAATGTTCCTGATTCTGTAAAACGTGAGTTTTCGTTGTACGAGTCGGTGTTCAAACGGTATGGTCACGAAATATACGGTCTTTTTGTACCCAATGCCGATCAAGAGGCCACGCGCTCAGCGGTTACTGCGTTTCTCGACTTGATGTTTGAAGAACGTGGCCATATGCCATTAAAAGGTGCACAGGCCGAATCTGAAACCATTCGTAGTCAATATCTTTCACACATGATGCCGACCGTATCGGAAGAGGATGTTATCGATCTCCTGAATGCTAGAAGGTTTGTAATCCTTCAGGGCCCGCCTGGAACCGGTAAAACCAGGATGGCCCGCATACTTCTCAATGAACATTTTCACGGAAACGGTTTCTCTGTCCAGTTCCATGCAAATACCACTTACGAAAATTTCATTGGCGGTTTGGCCCCAATGCGGACAGAAGGCGGATTCGGATTTCAATTTGCTCCCAAGAAAGGACATCTGATGGTAGCAATCGAGCGAGCTCTGCAAAATCCGGACAAACCCTACCTACTGCATATCGATGAGATTAACCGTGCGGATCTGTCGAAAGTACTGGGTGAGGCCATTTTCTTGTTTGAAGCGAACGCCGTGGAGGAGCAACGGGATTTGATGCTTCCGTATGACTTTGGCGAACCGTTCTATGACCGGCTTTGGTTGCCAAGCAATTTATACATACTTGGAACGATGAACAGCGCCGACCGCAGTATTGCCATCCTGGATATTGCCGTACAAAGGCGTTTTGCTTTTGTGAACGTTTGGCCGCAACTGAGTGTGATCCACGAGCATAGTAATGAGACTATGCAGCAGTTATTTATGGAACTGCAGTCCATTTTTGTGGAATACGCCAACGACGAGGCGATGTCGTTGATGCCGGGGCACTCCTACTTTCTCAATCCGCATGGAACCGATGACCTGTCCTTGCTTCGGGCAACTCTGCTGCCATTGCTGGAAGAGTACCTGGTGCAAGGGTATGTCACCGGCTTCTCTGAACAGATTCGCGCCTATATGCAGAAATTGAGGGTGTGA
- a CDS encoding S1C family serine protease, which produces MGFYDEFDAKPKRTSAQWLASVIIAALVGSGSTLLLVPTMLKANLIKLPEQSQTVISNGNGPVQGVTYNVNSDIVQAVNRAKPAVVTVVNLQKVDSFFSQKDEQPVGKGSGVLIDKQGHIVTNNHVVDGASDVEVVINDEHVKAKVLGTDRLTDLAVLQVPIDKIKDIQPIEFGSSDALQIGEPAIAIGNPLGEFEKTVTVGVISAKNRKIPVEDPTGRVTYEQTVLQTDAAINPGNSGGALVNIKGQLIGINSAKIAKSGVEGLGFAIPIDEAKPIINQLMTKGKVVRAALGVGLGLDVRDIPENYRAGLTIDYGVVVSAVQPGGPADKAGIQKGDVIAKIDNVKINTFLDLRKYLFSKQPGDTVQVTIYRNSQEKTVSVTLGELK; this is translated from the coding sequence ATGGGATTTTACGACGAGTTCGATGCCAAGCCGAAACGGACGTCCGCCCAATGGCTGGCATCTGTCATAATCGCGGCTTTGGTCGGCTCGGGCAGCACGTTGCTGCTGGTGCCAACGATGCTGAAAGCGAATTTGATCAAACTGCCGGAACAGAGTCAAACGGTGATTTCCAACGGCAACGGTCCGGTGCAAGGTGTCACCTATAATGTAAATTCGGATATCGTGCAGGCGGTCAATCGCGCGAAACCGGCCGTCGTAACGGTCGTCAACCTGCAAAAAGTGGACAGCTTCTTCTCGCAAAAGGATGAGCAACCGGTCGGCAAAGGGTCCGGCGTGCTGATCGACAAGCAGGGCCATATCGTCACCAACAACCATGTGGTGGACGGTGCGTCCGACGTCGAAGTGGTGATCAATGATGAGCATGTGAAAGCGAAAGTGCTGGGGACTGACCGCTTGACCGACTTGGCAGTCTTACAGGTTCCAATCGACAAGATCAAGGATATTCAACCGATCGAATTTGGAAGTTCCGACGCCCTGCAGATTGGGGAACCGGCGATCGCCATCGGAAACCCGTTGGGTGAGTTTGAAAAAACGGTTACAGTCGGTGTGATTTCGGCAAAAAACAGAAAAATCCCGGTTGAAGATCCAACTGGTCGAGTCACGTATGAGCAGACAGTGCTGCAGACGGATGCCGCGATCAACCCGGGAAATTCGGGCGGCGCCCTGGTCAACATCAAGGGGCAGCTGATCGGAATCAACTCGGCGAAAATCGCCAAAAGCGGAGTGGAAGGCCTCGGCTTTGCGATTCCGATCGATGAAGCGAAACCGATCATCAATCAATTGATGACCAAAGGAAAAGTGGTGCGGGCGGCGCTGGGGGTTGGTTTAGGCCTGGATGTCCGAGACATTCCCGAAAACTATCGGGCAGGCTTGACGATCGACTACGGTGTTGTCGTCTCCGCAGTTCAACCGGGCGGACCGGCGGATAAAGCGGGTATCCAAAAAGGCGACGTGATTGCAAAGATCGACAATGTCAAGATCAACACATTCCTTGACCTGCGAAAATACCTGTTTTCCAAACAGCCGGGTGACACTGTGCAGGTCACAATCTACCGGAACAGCCAGGAGAAAACCGTATCGGTTACATTGGGTGAATTGAAGTAG
- a CDS encoding MBL fold metallo-hydrolase, giving the protein MLRFSVLASGSSGNAVYVETEKTRILIDAGVACKQIETAMAEISVCLEDLDAILITHEHFDHIKGVGVVARKIISQRRKKGYERTEIPIYATEGSWHDLHNVVKEYPEPYRKTVRVGDKLEFEDLLIEPFPLSHDAREPVGYVFYHENNKLTLATDLGYMSSRVKETVADADAYILESNHDINMLRVGPYPWHLKKRILSDKGHLSNEAAGEALVDIMSERTLDVLLAHLSQENNYPELAEVTVQGILAAANKQVRLHHTYPDKPTALYEIKPR; this is encoded by the coding sequence ATGTTGCGGTTTAGTGTGCTTGCAAGCGGGAGTTCCGGGAACGCGGTGTATGTGGAAACGGAAAAAACCCGGATCCTGATCGACGCTGGCGTCGCTTGCAAGCAGATTGAAACGGCGATGGCGGAGATTTCGGTCTGCTTGGAAGACTTGGACGCCATCTTGATTACGCATGAACATTTCGACCACATCAAAGGTGTCGGGGTGGTCGCTCGGAAAATCATCAGCCAGCGGCGAAAAAAAGGGTACGAACGAACGGAAATCCCGATCTACGCAACCGAAGGTTCGTGGCATGACCTGCACAATGTGGTGAAAGAGTACCCGGAACCGTACCGGAAAACGGTTCGCGTGGGGGACAAGCTCGAATTCGAGGACCTGCTGATCGAACCGTTCCCTTTGTCGCATGACGCAAGAGAACCTGTCGGCTATGTGTTCTATCACGAGAACAACAAACTGACGCTGGCGACCGATCTCGGGTACATGAGTTCACGCGTGAAAGAAACGGTTGCCGACGCGGATGCGTATATCCTGGAAAGCAATCATGATATCAACATGCTTCGTGTCGGACCGTATCCGTGGCATCTGAAAAAAAGGATTTTAAGCGACAAGGGGCACTTGTCGAATGAAGCGGCGGGCGAAGCACTTGTCGACATCATGTCGGAACGGACGCTGGACGTGCTGCTCGCCCACCTGTCGCAGGAAAACAATTACCCGGAACTGGCGGAAGTCACCGTTCAGGGCATTCTGGCCGCGGCGAACAAACAGGTTCGCCTGCATCATACATATCCGGACAAGCCGACGGCGCTGTATGAGATCAAGCCGCGGTAG
- the rlmH gene encoding 23S rRNA (pseudouridine(1915)-N(3))-methyltransferase RlmH, whose amino-acid sequence MNITVVAVGKLKEKYWVLANQEYEKRLSAYAKVKIVEVADEPTPDNPSAAQAEAIKAKEAVRILAQIKERDYVVALAIEGQAFTSEAWAEYFGRTASQGYSSFVFVIGGSLGLHRSVLERANLQLSFSKFTFPHQMMRVILLEQIYRGFRILRGEKYHK is encoded by the coding sequence ATGAACATCACAGTAGTAGCGGTTGGAAAATTGAAGGAAAAATACTGGGTGCTGGCGAATCAGGAATATGAGAAGCGGCTTAGCGCCTACGCCAAGGTGAAAATCGTCGAGGTCGCAGACGAACCCACGCCTGACAATCCATCTGCAGCCCAGGCGGAAGCGATCAAGGCGAAGGAAGCAGTACGCATTTTGGCCCAGATTAAGGAGCGGGATTATGTAGTGGCGCTCGCCATCGAGGGACAAGCCTTCACATCCGAAGCCTGGGCGGAGTATTTCGGACGGACCGCAAGCCAAGGGTACAGCAGCTTTGTCTTTGTCATCGGCGGCTCGTTGGGGCTGCACCGATCCGTTCTGGAACGTGCCAACCTGCAACTGTCTTTTTCAAAGTTCACCTTCCCCCACCAGATGATGCGGGTGATTCTGCTGGAGCAGATTTACCGGGGATTTCGAATTTTGCGGGGGGAGAAGTATCATAAGTAG
- a CDS encoding 5-methylcytosine restriction system specificity protein McrC, translating into MKKRKRQFRLLPRNEPPAGQSLIELSDTTQDHQIPASMLFRDYRARDPHPMEARLAHLFIKINRGIMRDFGVSADVKYDGQDVMISFQTQSHVGAIPLLSPTTGQADYGLVVRPRFEWMGIGSMLGVMNWRVVPSILNLPTLPQSDRKIPPWVLSSTILLRLRQLLENLDRQFITKEEDLTSPKGTIRWDTYVSNRVANARLLQVPCRFPELEENRELKAAIHYTLLKQWAGLESQRQAGAIVLRLLDLCQSLLQRVRHIPPKKPTGVYLDAWKTRRGHTDVFRNGLQAIHWTVDERGLAGIGELEGLSWMMPMETFFEAWVETIVSHLAKRYSGVVRTGRKRETIIPLRWDRPYLGSQKYLLPDLIYTRGNTTIIFDAKYKNHWEEMSVERWGNLDETLRERHRIDLLQVLAYSSISTAEKTICCMVYPCRRNTWESLKERNRLFHHAHIGAGEKTIVLALTAVPMDGQIDQIAESMQAMLKTVWTLNQ; encoded by the coding sequence ATGAAAAAGCGCAAGCGACAGTTTCGCCTCCTTCCCAGAAACGAGCCCCCTGCTGGTCAATCCCTCATTGAATTGTCAGACACCACGCAGGATCACCAAATCCCGGCTTCCATGCTGTTTCGCGATTATCGGGCCAGAGACCCGCATCCTATGGAAGCACGGCTGGCCCATTTATTTATCAAAATCAATCGAGGGATTATGCGGGATTTTGGCGTTAGCGCCGATGTCAAGTATGACGGGCAGGACGTAATGATTTCGTTTCAAACCCAATCTCATGTGGGGGCCATTCCACTTCTGTCCCCTACTACTGGTCAAGCAGATTACGGATTGGTGGTCCGACCTCGATTTGAGTGGATGGGGATCGGATCCATGCTTGGGGTGATGAATTGGCGAGTGGTTCCATCGATTCTGAACCTGCCTACTTTGCCTCAATCTGATCGCAAGATTCCGCCGTGGGTTCTGTCCTCCACCATTTTATTACGCTTGCGTCAGTTACTCGAAAACCTGGATCGTCAGTTCATCACGAAAGAAGAAGATCTGACATCTCCCAAAGGGACGATCCGATGGGATACATACGTTTCCAACCGAGTCGCGAATGCCCGGTTGTTGCAAGTCCCCTGCCGGTTTCCGGAGCTAGAGGAGAACCGTGAACTGAAAGCTGCCATCCACTATACGCTTCTCAAACAGTGGGCCGGTTTGGAATCCCAGCGGCAAGCGGGGGCCATTGTTCTCCGACTTCTCGATTTATGCCAGTCTCTCCTACAAAGAGTTAGACATATTCCTCCGAAGAAACCGACTGGTGTGTACTTGGACGCTTGGAAAACCAGAAGAGGGCATACGGATGTGTTCCGAAATGGACTCCAAGCCATCCACTGGACTGTGGACGAGCGAGGATTGGCTGGAATAGGAGAATTAGAAGGACTGTCCTGGATGATGCCCATGGAGACGTTTTTCGAGGCGTGGGTGGAAACCATCGTATCGCACTTGGCAAAGAGATACAGTGGCGTAGTCCGTACAGGAAGAAAGCGGGAGACAATCATTCCGTTACGATGGGATCGGCCGTATTTGGGGTCACAGAAGTATTTGCTGCCCGATCTCATTTATACCAGGGGGAATACGACCATTATTTTTGATGCCAAATACAAGAATCATTGGGAAGAGATGAGCGTGGAGCGGTGGGGTAATCTCGATGAGACACTGCGAGAACGTCATCGGATCGATTTGCTGCAGGTTCTAGCTTACTCTTCCATATCGACTGCTGAGAAGACCATCTGCTGTATGGTGTATCCCTGCCGTAGAAACACTTGGGAATCGTTGAAGGAACGAAACCGACTTTTCCACCATGCACACATTGGGGCGGGGGAAAAGACGATCGTGCTCGCACTGACGGCTGTTCCGATGGATGGGCAGATCGATCAGATTGCAGAGAGCATGCAAGCCATGTTGAAAACGGTGTGGACCCTAAATCAGTAA
- a CDS encoding CxxH/CxxC protein, with amino-acid sequence MITACEEHIDMALDEFVNTYQEPPELRLIEETTVFEDCRSKCQFCGEPAKYLVTRDEQ; translated from the coding sequence ATGATCACAGCGTGTGAGGAACATATCGATATGGCCTTGGACGAGTTTGTCAATACATATCAGGAACCACCCGAATTGCGACTGATCGAGGAAACAACCGTATTTGAAGACTGCCGCTCGAAATGCCAGTTTTGCGGCGAACCGGCCAAATATCTTGTGACAAGGGACGAACAGTAA